A portion of the Candidatus Cloacimonadota bacterium genome contains these proteins:
- a CDS encoding bifunctional 5,10-methylenetetrahydrofolate dehydrogenase/5,10-methenyltetrahydrofolate cyclohydrolase, protein MPKVLSGKAIALAINKVSKSLVAEYDLKPKMLLIQVGDDPASSYYVQSIVNTAAKLGCEAELLALVIDCGQEKLLKIIAEANDNPDIHGIMIQKPLPKDIDDSIINISVSPDKDLDALHPVNLGKILMENEVFLPCTPAAVYYTMRYYGIDPKGKHTVILGRSNVVGKPLANILLWKRPFANATVTICHSQTRNLEQICRSADILISAIGKAHFVKADMIREGSVLIDVGINEIISPDGSSSFVGDVDYDACAKKAGSITPVPGGIGRITTSVLYLNLVKANLMARRINKYVDEIIDVNFSEDHNKKHNLMFGRTDE, encoded by the coding sequence GTGCCAAAAGTATTATCCGGAAAAGCAATAGCATTGGCAATCAACAAGGTTTCCAAAAGCTTGGTGGCAGAGTATGATTTGAAGCCCAAGATGCTTTTGATTCAAGTGGGAGATGATCCCGCCAGCTCTTACTATGTACAAAGTATAGTGAATACAGCTGCAAAACTTGGTTGCGAGGCAGAATTGCTTGCTTTAGTAATAGATTGTGGGCAGGAAAAGCTACTGAAAATTATTGCTGAGGCAAACGATAATCCTGATATTCACGGGATCATGATCCAGAAACCCTTGCCCAAAGACATTGATGACAGCATAATAAACATCAGTGTGAGCCCAGATAAGGATTTGGACGCTCTGCATCCGGTGAATTTGGGTAAGATACTGATGGAGAATGAGGTGTTTTTGCCCTGTACACCTGCTGCGGTTTATTATACCATGAGATATTATGGGATAGACCCCAAGGGGAAACACACTGTGATTCTGGGGCGTTCAAACGTGGTTGGTAAGCCATTGGCAAACATCTTGCTGTGGAAGAGACCTTTTGCAAACGCCACCGTAACAATATGCCACAGCCAAACCCGGAATCTGGAGCAAATATGCAGATCGGCAGACATTCTGATTTCCGCCATTGGCAAAGCGCATTTTGTGAAAGCTGATATGATTCGTGAAGGCTCAGTATTGATCGATGTGGGGATCAATGAGATTATTAGTCCTGATGGCAGCAGCTCTTTTGTGGGAGACGTGGATTATGATGCCTGTGCCAAAAAGGCTGGTTCTATTACTCCCGTACCCGGAGGAATTGGCCGTATAACCACTTCTGTTTTGTACTTAAACTTGGTAAAAGCAAACCTGATGGCAAGAAGAATAAATAAATATGTTGACGAAATCATAGACGTCAATTTTAGTGAAGACCATAATAAAAAACACAACCTGATGTTTGGGAGGACCGATGAGTAA